One genomic segment of Saccharomyces kudriavzevii IFO 1802 strain IFO1802 genome assembly, chromosome: 8 includes these proteins:
- the SOD2 gene encoding superoxide dismutase SOD2 (similar to Saccharomyces cerevisiae SOD2 (YHR008C); ancestral locus Anc_5.590), translating into MFAKKAAASLAKKGGLSLLSTAARRTKVTLPDLKWDFGALEPYISGQINELHYTKHHQTYVNGFNTAVDQFHELSNLLDRDPSPANARKMIAIQQNIKFHGGGFTNHCLFWENLAPESQGGGEPPTGALAKAIDEQFGSLDDLIKLTNTKLAGVQGSGWAFIVKNLSNGGKLDVVQTYNQDTVTGPLIPLVAIDAWEHAYYLQYQNKKADYFKAIWNVVNWKEASRRFDANKI; encoded by the coding sequence ATGTTTGCCAAGAAAGCCGCTGCCAGTTTAGCCAAGAAGGGAGGTCTATCGTTGCTTTCCACAGCAGCAAGGAGAACCAAAGTCACTCTACCGGACTTGAAGTGGGACTTTGGCGCCTTGGAACCCTATATTTCCGGTCAAATCAACGAATTGCATTACACAAAGCACCATCAAACTTACGTGAACGGGTTCAACACCGCTGTTGACCAATTCCACGAGctttcaaatcttttggACAGGGACCCAAGTCCAGCAAacgcaagaaaaatgattgCTATCCAACAGAACATCAAGTTCCACGGCGGCGGTTTCACAAACCATTGTCTGTTCTGGGAGAACCTGGCTCCAGAGTCGCAAGGCGGCGGTGAGCCTCCCACGGGCGCCTTAGCAAAGGCAATTGACGAGCAGTTTGGCAGTCTGGACGATTTGATCAAGTTGACCAACACCAAACTGGCGGGCGTGCAGGGTTCCGGGTGGGCCTTCATCGTCAAGAACCTCTCCAATGGAGGTAAGCTGGACGTTGTCCAAACCTACAACCAGGACACCGTCACCGGGCCCTTGATTCCGCTAGTTGCCATCGACGCCTGGGAACACGCCTACTACCTACAATACCAAAACAAGAAGGCCGACTACTTCAAAGCTATCTGGAACGTCGTCAACTGGAAAGAAGCCTCCAGAAGATTCGACGCTAACAAGATTtaa
- the TDA3 gene encoding Tda3p (similar to Saccharomyces cerevisiae TDA3 (YHR009C); ancestral locus Anc_5.592), with the protein MDEDFLHPPFQTYPSKNTEGKKHIVIVGGGIIGCCTAYYLTQHPSFSPSTHHITIIESRRIAGGASGKAGGLLASWAFPHQIVPLSFQLHQELSDQYDGENNWDYRRLTTVSLEADVREEVIKNYERLSKKAYNLNVPPPKKKPGYMSNKFNVGDSNSSLSSSASSLKNESTGNEEEGSEVHVSSSVPSLHSLTNERMKSHTNSVSELDSVSPAEQLRDSNIHNPLPTDLNWIRRELVNDWSSLGGTDTTAQLHPYKFTHFILSKAMETGAVDLLLGKVVGVKCDEMDCVHSLKYLPSVVKNRRNSRSQTDSSDIKLGTIFNDENAKPIEINDIQQIVLSMGPWSSKILKDCPISGLRAHSITIKPSEKTVSPYAILAELKVNEREFFSPEMYARKDEVYVCGEGDTLVNIPESSDDVEVVSEKCDELYHYVSKLSPALSKGHLLRKQACFLPVLNVPTSSGPLIGETNVKDLYIASGHSCWGINNAPATGKLMAEILLDGEATSAEISSLDPKLYFDATILS; encoded by the coding sequence ATGGATGAAGATTTTCTGCACCCACCGTTTCAGACGTATCCTTCAAAGAATACTGAAGGGAAAAAACATATTGTCATTGTAGGTGGCGGTATCATTGGTTGCTGTACTGCATACTACTTGACGCAGCACCCAAGTTTCAGCCCTTCCACCCACCACATTACCATCATCGAATCAAGACGTATTGCTGGAGGGGCCTCCGGCAAGGCTGGTGGCTTGCTTGCATCTTGGGCTTTCCCGCATCAGATTGTGCCTTTGAGTTTCCAGCTTCATCAGGAGTTAAGCGATCAGTATGATGGAGAGAACAACTGGGATTATAGAAGATTAACGACTGTATCCTTAGAGGCCGATGTGCGGGAAGAGGTCATTAAAAACTACGAGAGGCTGAGCAAAAAGGCATATAATCTCAATGTCCCCCctccaaagaaaaaaccgGGCTATATGTCgaataagttcaatgtgGGGGACTCGAATTCGTCTTTGAGCTCCTCGGCCTCCTCCTTGAAGAACGAATCCACCGGCAACGAAGAGGAAGGGTCCGAAGTCCATGTTTCTAGCTCGGTACCTAGCTTACATTCTTTAACAAATGAACGCATGAAAAGTCACACAAACAGCGTTTCGGAACTTGATTCGGTAAGCCCTGCCGAGCAGCTCCGGGATAGCAATATTCATAATCCCTTGCCAACGGACTTGAATTGGATAAGAAGAGAACTAGTGAATGACTGGTCATCGCTAGGCGGTACTGACACTACAGCGCAACTTCATCCCTATAAATTCACCCATTTCATTTTGTCAAAGGCAATGGAAACTGGTGCCGTTGACCTGTTGCTCGGAAAAGTAGTGGGAGTAAAGTGTGACGAAATGGATTGTGTTCACTCCCTCAAGTACCTCCCCTCTGTCGTCAAGAATCGCAGGAATAGCAGGAGCCAAACAGATAGCTCAGACATCAAACTGGGCACCATCTTCAACGATGAGAACGCAAAGCCCATTGAAATCAACGACATCCAGCAAATTGTTTTGAGTATGGGACCCTGGTCCTCGAAAATTCTCAAAGATTGTCCAATCTCTGGATTGAGGGCACACTCCATCACTATCAAACCAAGCGAAAAGACGGTGTCACCTTATGCCATACTTGCCGAATTGAAAGTCAATGAGCGTGAGTTTTTCTCCCCTGAGATGTATGCAAGAAAGGATGAAGTTTATGTCTGCGGCGAAGGCGACACTTTAGTGAACATACCTGAGAGTTCAGACGACGTCGAGGTGGTTTCAGAGAAATGCGATGAGCTGTATCATTACGTGTCCAAACTATCACCAGCCTTATCAAAGGGCCATCTTCTAAGGAAACAAGCATGCTTTTTGCCAGTGTTAAACGTTCCTACAAGTTCGGGTCCCCTAATTGGTGAGACCAATGTCAAAGATCTCTATATTGCAAGTGGTCACTCTTGCTGGGGCATCAACAATGCGCCAGCTACTGGCAAATTAATGGCCGAAATCTTGCTCGATGGCGAGGCGACCTCTGCGGAAATCTCAAGTTTGGATCCAAAGCTATATTTCGACGCTACTATACTTTCTTAA
- the RPL27A gene encoding 60S ribosomal protein eL27 (similar to Saccharomyces cerevisiae RPL27B (YDR471W) and RPL27A (YHR010W); ancestral locus Anc_5.597) → MAKFLKAGKVAVVVRGRYAGKKVVIVKPHDEGSKSHPFGHALVAGIERYPLKVTKKHGAKKVAKRTKIKPFIKVVNYNHLLPTRYTLDVEAFKSVVSTETFEQPSQREEAKKVVKKAFEERHQAGKNQWFFSKLRF, encoded by the exons atggctaAGTTCTTGAAAGCTGGTAAAGTTG CTGTCGTTGTCCGTGGTCGTTACGCCGGTAAGAAGGTAGTTATCGTCAAACCACATGATGAAGGTTCCAAGTCCCATCCATTTGGTCACGCTTTAGTTGCCGGTATTGAAAGATACCCATTAAAGGTCACCAAGAAGCACGGTGCCAAGAAGGTTGCTAAGAGAACTAAGATTAAGCCTTTCATCAAGGTCGTCAACTACAACCATTTATTGCCAACCAGATACACTTTAGATGTCGAAGCTTTCAAATCCGTTGTTTCTACTGAAACTTTCGAACAACCTTCTCAACGTGAAGAAGCTAAGAAGGTCGTCAAGAAAGCTTTCGAAGAAAGACACCAAGCTGGTAAGAACCAATGGTTCTTCTCTAAGTTGAGATTTTAA
- the DIA4 gene encoding putative serine--tRNA ligase DIA4 (similar to Saccharomyces cerevisiae DIA4 (YHR011W); ancestral locus Anc_5.598) — protein MIVRRFFSISSRTSFLKKPQFDVKKIIEMIPQYQISIQNRELIEADNIILGLQRLAERYQHAKKINKAIADIQIQRKSIEAQIKKDRTKITEYSAALKALKEQYQDQDNQLLELKSKISETCKSLPNLLDPTVPSKTPHIEQWVNPLKVYEISEARAHVDIMLKKKMLDLQSASNIAGMSWYYLLNDGARLEQALVSYALKRANENGFASCVPPSITKRELIDACGFNPRDMNNEKQIYTLQDTNLGLVATAEISMAGLGANKVLDLNSAEGVKKLVGISRCYRAEAGARGKDTKGLYRVHEFTKVELFCWSKPKNSAEILEQIKQLQISIVEELGLSAKVLNMPSNDLGNPAFKKYDIEAWMPGRGKFGEISSASNCTDFQSRRLNTKYQNDNTGKLEYVHTLNGTAMAVPRVMLALVENFYDPSNGKIYIPECLREFMNGQRYI, from the coding sequence ATGATTGTAAggcgttttttttcaatctcgAGTCGCACAtccttcttgaagaaaCCTCAGTTtgatgtgaaaaaaataatagagATGATACCTCAGTATCAAATCTCCATTCAAAACAGAGAGCTGATAGAAGCTGATAATATCATACTAGGTTTGCAACGGCTGGCTGAGCGATACCAACAtgcgaaaaaaattaataaagCCATTGCAGATATTCAAATACAAAGGAAATCGATTGAAGCACAAATTAAAAAGGatagaacaaaaattacaGAATACTCGGCCGCTTTGAAGGCTCTTAAAGAGCAATATCAGGATCAAGATAACCAGCTTTTGGAGCTGAAAAGTAAGATCTCAGAGACTTGCAAATCACTCCCAAATCTTTTGGATCCTACGGTTCCGTCAAAGACACCGCACATTGAGCAATGGGTGAATCCCTTAAAAGTATATGAGATTTCAGAAGCCCGGGCACACGTGGATATAATgctcaaaaagaaaatgctggATTTGCAGAGTGCCTCCAATATTGCAGGAATGTCATGGTACTATCTACTGAATGACGGTGCACGTCTCGAACAAGCCTTGGTGTCATATGCTTTGAAAAGGGCAAACGAAAACGGATTTGCGAGCTGTGTGCCACCAAGCATTACGAAAAGAGAGTTGATAGATGCATGCGGGTTTAATCCAAGAGACatgaataatgaaaagcAAATTTATACGCTGCAAGACACCAACTTAGGATTGGTTGCTACTGCAGAAATATCCATGGCAGGTTTAGGCGCAAACAAAGTCCTAGATTTAAACTCTGCTGAGGGTGTTAAGAAACTAGTGGGAATAAGCAGGTGTTACAGAGCTGAAGCGGGTGCCAGGGGTAAGGATACAAAGGGTCTTTATCGTGTTCATGAGTTTACCAAAGTAGAATTATTTTGTTGGAGCAAGCCCAAAAATAGTGCAGAGATTCTTGAGCAGATAAAGCAGcttcaaatttcaataGTTGAAGAATTAGGACTATCGGCCAAAGTACTAAATATGCCTTCAAATGATCTTGGTAATCCtgctttcaagaaatatgACATTGAAGCTTGGATGCCAGGAAGAGGTAAATTTGGTGAAATAAGTAGTGCCTCCAATTGCACCGATTTTCAGAGTAGAAGATTAAATACAAAGTACCAGAATGATAACACAGGAAAGCTAGAGTACGTGCACACACTAAATGGGACGGCAATGGCCGTGCCAAGGGTGATGTTAGCGCTGGTAGAAAACTTTTATGATCCCAGCAATGGTAAGATATATATCCCTGAATGCTTGAGGGAGTTCATGAATGGCCAGCGATATATTTAA
- the VPS29 gene encoding retromer subunit VPS29 (similar to Saccharomyces cerevisiae VPS29 (YHR012W); ancestral locus Anc_5.599) — protein MNSIIRQGALKIGCCSGYTVVPKNDPLSLLALARQLDVDVLLWGGTHNVEAYTLEGKFFVNPGSCTGAFNTDWPIVFDVEDSDEAVTSEVEKKTDENEFKHEDDSAKGEPTDKELSEADITKEGTDEKSEVNSKGQFKEDEVNVSDLDVNGSNSPSFCLLDIQGTTCTLYIYLYVDGEVKVDKVVYEKD, from the coding sequence ATGAATAGTATAATAAGACAAGGTGCTTTGAAAATCGGTTGTTGCAGCGGTTATACCGTGGTACCCAAGAACGACCCCTTATCTTTGTTAGCACTTGCGCGCCAGCTAGACGTGGACGTTTTGTTGTGGGGTGGTACCCATAACGTTGAAGCTTATACCTTGGAAGGGAAATTTTTTGTTAATCCTGGCAGTTGTACCGGAGCTTTCAACACGGACTGGCCAATCGTATTTGATGTCGAGGATAGTGATGAAGCTGTCACGTCAGAGgttgagaaaaaaactgaCGAGAATGAATTCAAGCATGAAGATGATTCTGCCAAGGGAGAACCAACAGATAAGGAGCTATCCGAGGCTGACATAACTAAAGAAGGTACAGATGAGAAGAGCGAAGTAAATTCTAAAGGCCAATTTAAAGAAGACGAAGTTAATGTATCAGATTTGGATGTCAATGGGTCTAATTCGCCAAGTTTTTGTCTCTTGGATATTCAAGGAACCACTTGTACGTTGTACATCTATCTTTACGTTGATGGAGAAGTGAAGGTCGATAAAGTGGTTTATGAGAAAGATTAG
- the ARD1 gene encoding peptide alpha-N-acetyltransferase complex A subunit ARD1 (similar to Saccharomyces cerevisiae ARD1 (YHR013C); ancestral locus Anc_5.600) — MPINIRRATINDIICMQNANLHNLPENYMMKYYMYHILSWPEASFVATTTTLDCENEEKEDESDKLELTLDETDDSRTIKLDPTYLAPGEKLVGYVLVKMNDDPDQQNEAPNGHITSLSVMRTYRRMGIAENLMRQALFALREVHQAEYVSLHVRQSNRAALHLYRDTLAFEVLSIEKSYYQDGEDAYAMKKVLKLEELQISNYAHRGSKENEEKLEDDLESDLLEDIIKQGVNDIIV; from the coding sequence ATGCCTATCAACATTCGCAGAGCGACAAtcaatgatattatatGTATGCAGAATGCCAATCTTCACAATCTGCCCGAAAATTATATGATGAAATACTATATGTatcatattctttcttGGCCAGAAGCATCGTTTGTTGCTACGACCACTACTTTAGACTGTGAAAACGAAGAGAAAGAGGATGAGAGCGATAAACTGGAATTGACGCTGGATGAGACTGATGATAGCAGAACGATCAAATTGGATCCAACATACTTAGCTCCGGGTGAAAAATTAGTGGGCTACGTTCTTGTGAAGATGAATGACGACCCAGATCAACAAAATGAGGCACCTAACGGTCATATCACGTCTTTAAGTGTTATGAGAACCTATAGAAGGATGGGAATTGCTGAAAACTTGATGAGGCAAGCACTATTTGCATTGAGAGAAGTACACCAAGCGGAATATGTATCCTTACACGTGAGACAATCCAACAGGGCTGCTCTGCACCTATATAGAGATACATTGGCCTTTGAAGTGTTGAGCATTGAGAAAAGCTACTACCAAGATGGTGAAGATGCGTACGCCATGAAAAAAGTTCTGAAATTAGAAGAGTTACAGATAAGTAATTACGCTCATCGCggttcaaaagaaaatgaggaaaagcTAGAAGACGATTTAGAAAGTGACTTGCTAGAAGATATCATTAAACAAGGCGTGAACGATATAATTGTATAA
- the SPO13 gene encoding Spo13p (similar to Saccharomyces cerevisiae SPO13 (YHR014W); ancestral locus Anc_5.602): MAPRKRFRPLDLGSPVISKRKVQKPLQEKTTNLRISPLTSKTGKDNKRKEIEKTRKADSKNIFNSKHVDLRLESPRKGLNFVNDSQKSSRTLDARYLENKSSHTLKDERQAIDPPSFDDSLKFEDIEQPPKSTSTPVFSQSSLVNVEREPPMFPVPYYIAPSPMYNFNPYQNFTGNPVFLTPCYNPSLNYAVPIQQPELLYPNVNVYDSPLFNKANLPQQTNNLDGERNYEFLPIYPVSISNNGDFVGQETPRIATKPSKKRLADSLDVDCSDYESSGQNATYHDSKSPLD, translated from the coding sequence ATGGCTCCCAGAAAGCGCTTTAGGCCGCTTGACTTAGGATCCCCGGTAATTTCTAAAAGGAAAGTTCAAAAACCACTTCAGGAGAAAACTACAAACCTGAGGATTTCTCCACTTACTTCTAAAACTGGTAAAGATAATAAGAGGAAGGAAATTGAGAAGACGAGAAAAGCAGATTCAAAAAACATATTTAATTCGAAACATGTTGATTTAAGGTTGGAAAGTCCACGCAAAGGCCTAAATTTTGTTAATGATTCTCAAAAGAGCTCAAGGACTCTAGACGCGCGATATCTAGAAAATAAATCCAGTCATACCTTGAAAGATGAGAGGCAAGCAATAGATCCCCCTTCCTTCGATGattcattgaaatttgaGGACATCGAGCAACCTCCAAAATCCACTTCAACGCCGGTTTTTTCCCAATCCTCTCTAGTAAACGTAGAAAGAGAGCCCCCTATGTTTCCAGTTCCCTATTATATTGCTCCTTCTCCAATGTACAATTTCAATCCgtatcaaaattttacagGGAACCCCGTATTTCTGACGCCGTGTTATAATCCGAGCTTGAACTATGCAGTTCCAATTCAACAGCCGGAATTGCTTTATCCGAATGTTAATGTATATGATTCACCATTGTTCAACAAGGCAAATCTGCCACAACAAACCAATAACCTAGATGGAGAACGAAATTACGAATTTTTGCCAATCTATCCGGTCTCAATTTCTAACAACGGAGATTTTGTTGGCCAAGAGACACCTAGAATAGCAACGAAACCAAGCAAAAAGAGACTTGCAGACTCCCTGGATGTTGATTGTTCTGATTATGAATCTAGTGGACAAAATGCAACCTATCATGATAGTAAATCCCCTCTTGATTAA
- the MIP6 gene encoding Mip6p (similar to Saccharomyces cerevisiae PES4 (YFR023W) and MIP6 (YHR015W); ancestral locus Anc_1.357) encodes MSGSQANVLNNISLNTKQNLRSIPKTSSKERDVKQKSFKIISTETLVRTQETGNKNEDTKVKEFEVRDQDDSIIDDCSNSVQKKKRHEGVSEKMCVKEGVEKKSTKNSRMSSLFIGKLKSTVTEEMLRKTFKKYQSFESAKICRDFLTKKSLGYGYLNFGNKKDAEAAKKEFNYRIFFGQEVKIMPSMKNTLFRKNIGTNVFFSNLPLDNPQLTTRSFYLIMIEYGNVLSCLLEKRKNIGFVYFDNDISARNVIKKYNNQEFFGSKVICGIHFDKEVRSRPEFTKRKKMIGSDVVIEDELSADKNFPDSTHLKTVLVKNLPPKATQEEVLDFFSASGPIKSVFISQKQSHKPLNAFVTYKNEESSKKAQIDLKETIFKGQTIWVGPAKDEPTKIGRNKKTKVYLKSLSFNCNKEFISQLCVQEGIRFCEIKITNYNSSNWTFSGYVECASRKDAEKLFIFLDRRLIGSSLVEASWTRNHGNMLNEVDYSDNNSDSIININPMMRFNHTRQLPAYQTSLPSQFQQLISPFPSYSSSCTNMNSLVATPMKPHPTFDLITNLNDEKLQSVRESRQENEEILESLKEIVNRNLKRINISGLNKGENLRSISEFIFDVFWDHDSERLSRFLLVAGTSPESQKSLQNQIIRAAESLGF; translated from the coding sequence atgtCTGGTTCTCAAGCTAATGTGTTGAACAACATCTCTTTAAATACTAAACAAAACTTGAGATCAATTCCTAAAACTagttcaaaagaaagagatgtaaaacaaaaaagctTCAAAATTATATCTACTGAAACCCTGGTACGTACACAAGAAACTggtaataaaaatgaagatacgaaagtgaaagaatttgaagtcAGGGACCAAGATGATTCCATAATTGATGATTGCAGTAATTCagttcagaaaaaaaaaaggcatgAAGGGGTTTCAGAAAAGATGTGTGTAAAGGAAGGCgtagagaagaaaagtacaaaaaattcaaggaTGAGCTCACTTTTTATAGGGAAGCTGAAATCAACTGTCACCGAGGAAATGCTTAGAAaaacattcaaaaaatatcaatctTTTGAATCCGCTAAGATATGCCGTGATTTTCTTACCAAAAAATCGTTAGGTTATGGGTACTTGAACTTtggaaataaaaaggaTGCAGAAGCTGCTAAAAAGGAGTTTAATtatagaattttttttggtcaaGAGGTCAAAATCATGCCATCTATGAAAAACACATTATTTAGGAAAAACATCGGTAcaaatgtatttttttcgaacTTACCACTGGATAATCCCCAACTGACCACAAGATCATTTTATCTAATAATGATCGAGTATGGAAATGTACTATCATGTCTCTtagagaaaaggaagaacaTTGGGTTTGTTTATTTCGATAATGATATTTCCGCAAGAAATGtaattaaaaaatataacaATCAGGAGTTTTTTGGAAGCAAAGTTATATGTGGGATACATTTTGACAAAGAAGTAAGGAGTAGACCTGAATtcacgaaaagaaaaaaaatgattggCTCCGATGTAGTCATCGAAGATGAACTGTCGGCTGATAAAAACTTTCCAGATAGTACTCATTTAAAAACAGTACTAGTCAAAAATTTACCACCAAAAGCAACACAAGAGGAAGTACTAGATTTTTTCAGCGCCAGTGGCCCTATCAAATCTGTGTTTATTTCTCAAAAGCAATCACATAAGCCGCTCAACGCATTCGTTACATATAAAAACGAAGAAAGTTCGAAAAAGGCACAAATTGATCTGAAAGaaacaattttcaaaggcCAGACAATCTGGGTGGGTCCTGCTAAAGATGAACCTACTAAGATTGGgaggaacaagaaaacaaaagtttatttgaaaagcttGAGTTTCAATTGTAATAAGGAATTTATTTCCCAACTATGCGTACAAGAAGGAATTAGATTTTGTGAAATTAAAATCACAAATTacaattcatcaaattgGACATTCTCCGGATATGTTGAATGCGCTTCCCGTAAAGATGCTGAGAAactatttatttttttggatagGAGGTTAATTGGAAGTAGCTTGGTTGAAGCATCATGGACAAGAAATCATGGTAATATGCTGAATGAGGTAGACTATAGTGATAATAATAGTGATAGCATAATTAACATTAATCCTATGATGCGTTTCAATCACACAAGACAGCTACCAGCTTATCAAACGAGTCTACCGTCACAGTTTCAACAATTGATTTCCCCATTTCCGTCGTATTCAAGCTCATGTACAAACATGAACTCTCTTGTAGCGACACCAATGAAACCTCATCCAACGTTTGACCTGATTACAAATcttaatgatgaaaagttgCAATCTGTCAGAGAGTCCagacaagaaaatgaggaaataTTGGAATCCCTGAAGGAAATCGTAAACAGAAATTTAAAACGCATAAATATTTCCGGTTTAAATAAGGGAGAAAACCTGCGCAGCATTTCTGAATTCATCTTTGACGTATTTTGGGATCATGATTCTGAAAGGCTATCTCGTTTCTTATTAGTTGCAGGCACTTCACCAGAATCACAGAAGAGTTTACAAAACCAAATTATCAGGGCTGCTGAGAGTCTCGGATTTTAA
- the YSC84 gene encoding Ysc84p (similar to Saccharomyces cerevisiae LSB3 (YFR024C-A) and YSC84 (YHR016C); ancestral locus Anc_1.356) encodes MGINNPIPRSLKSETKKAAKVLKSFVKPNQVLGADQVIPPYVLKRAKGLAIITVLKAGFLFSGRAGSGVIVARLKDGTWSAPSAIAMAGAGAGGMVGVELTDFVFILNSEEAVRSFSEFGTITLGGNVSVSAGPLGRSAEAAASASAGGVSAVFAYSKSKGLFAGVSLEGSAILERREANRKFYGDNCTSKMILSGRVKVPPAADPLLRILESRAFNLTRHDHGGDDSDNDFYNDDQYSDNTGRYYDDIPDSFDSADESSTRPNTRSSRKRGMSQGSRSRYDDSDFDDDYGRSRGYDDFNSADDDNSYENSPDRNGSRNRGPQIDRGTKPRANTRWEDDLYDKDTAYSRPVHHPGRDYDSTRGTRSNYGGERGYSLGHGQSSSNNNDNVDDLSNKMSKAGIDDDNTGAKMRPSLHSPTPTAIALYNFAGEQPGDLAFKKGDAISILKKSDSQNDWWTGRINGKEGIFPANYVRVS; translated from the exons ATGGGTATCAATAATCCAATCCCTCGAAGTCTAAAGAGCGAGACCAA AAAGGCTGCAAAGGTTTTAAAAAGTTTTGTTAAGCCGAATCAAGTGCTTGGGGCAGATCAAGTCATCCCCCCTTATGTGCTAAAAAGGGCCAAAGGTCTAGCCATTATTACGGTTTTGAAAGCTGGTTTCTTATTCTCAGGAAGAGCAGGTTCGGGTGTAATTGTGGCCAGATTAAAAGATGGTACGTGGTCGGCACCTTCTGCTATCGCTATGGCAGGCGCTGGCGCTGGTGGTATGGTCGGAGTGGAGTTGACTGATTTCgtcttcattttgaattctgAAGAAGCAGTGAGGTCCTTTTCAGAATTTGGTACGATCACTTTGGGTGGTAATGTGTCAGTTTCCGCAGGTCCCCTCGGTAGAAGTGCAGAAGCAGCAGCGTCTGCATCTGCAGGCGGTGTCTCAGCAGTTTTTGCTTATTCCAAGAGTAAAGGTTTATTTGCAGGTGTCTCGTTGGAGGGTTCAGCCATCTTAGAAAGAAGGGAAGCTAATCGAAAATTCTATGGTGATAACTGTACatcaaaaatgattttgtcAGGTAGAGTAAAAGTTCCACCTGCGGCTGACCCATTGCTCCGCATCTTAGAATCAAGAGCATTCAACCTAACACGCCATGACcatggtggtgatgatagtgataATGATTTTTATAATGATGACCAATACTCCGATAACACTGGCCGTTATTATGATGACATTCCAGACTCGTTCGATTCTGCTGATGAATCCTCTACACGCCCAAACACGAgatcatcaagaaaaagggGAATGTCACAAGGATCTCGCAGTCGCTATGATGACTCAGATTTTGATGACGATTATGGACGTAGTCGCGGTTATGACGACTTTAATAGCgctgatgatgataatagTTACGAAAATTCCCCCGATAGAAACGGCAGTCGCAATAGAGGCCCTCAAATAGACAGAGGTACCAAGCCACGCGCAAATACTCGATGGGAAGATGATTTATATGATAAAGATACTGCGTACTCACGTCCTGTCCATCACCCGGGCAGGGATTATGATAGCACCCGAGGAACTAGAAGTAACTATGGTGGTGAAAGAGGTTATAGTCTAGGCCATGGTCAATCATCTTCCAACAACAATGACAATGTCGATGACTTATCTAATAAAATGTCGAAAGCCGGGATAGATGACGATAACACTGGCGCAAAAATGCGCCCATCTCTTCATTCGCCTACGCCAACAGCCATTGCTCTCTATAACTTTGCAGGAGAGCAACCTGGAGACCTAGCTTTCAAGAAAGGTGACGCTATATCCATTTTAAAAAAGTCAGATTCTCAAAATGATTGGTGGACGGGAAGGATTAACGGCAAAGAAGGAATCTTCCCCGCAAATTACGTTCGAGTTTCTTAG